Proteins from a genomic interval of Enterococcus faecium:
- a CDS encoding right-handed parallel beta-helix repeat-containing protein: protein MLKKRIKYSALMMNLLMLSTPVLISVVEVAANEQQSVNEENAHVNIEGMSTMEEVPRTSEDMDTEEGNDPMMKESENEKTKKQSEEANEEWKGAVFGESTSASRYAIEPLEDGVRLSSTNNGGKFQSSGSDGMTYYYQAIPKDINFRMRATIEIESWTYTNAQEGFALMVRDAVPKNHLFGQAFYSNSFAILGSRIEYVWDSDRQEVVNTSGSKYTMRLGLGTRAITGISSEDPQAAPAPGSVSVETTPLETSAGFLEKETGSYNIFGNGHGNLFPATNSITKLDVEMKKTNTGLEAYYYDPETGEEMASDIMYDWEKLYASDESVIYAGFAAARNMTIKVEGIEVAYSDPATDPPGQERPTRLIDPIYTVTSSNHSGNQDHTMSFRANADGLLTIKNKATGEVLKNAKNLAITANREFDYQTKLMEGTNEFTFSFTPDKNYPPEEYVEMTSYETKEILHTVDYRKPKYSTVYVTPEGSDAGNGSRQNPLSLTQALRYAYAGQTIVMAPGTYSFERGLTIPKGVNGTRENPIQLIAEKNPENKRPVLDFKGTGNGMTLFSHYWGLRGFDITNSAAMQKGLQISGNHNLIEEIHAYRNGNTGIQISGSSNDPFEAWPAHNLVKNCTSFENADPGFEDADGFAAKLTIGEGNVFDGCIAYHNADDGWDLFAKNETGSIGKVIIKNSVAYRNGWVPGIEGEGNGNGFKMGGSSLTGPHELINSLSFENLAKGIDSNSGTDIIVNSSTSFNNGSYNVALYTSSAGNTDYHASGILSFRTENLEMREQIRPLNQNEDQIYHSLNYYWNEREKQSENTLGHTISKDWIESLNTCSKEGQQPVTRYENGSIHVHGLMQIKPGNRQTEKERVDGLPLSVGAIFDGETSPSSEYPEYAIVQEPNQTKPNEQNNPIIIQEANGVAENAEGNIIELKPFTVFVSTFTPNQGTPVFEDMRYFPEKIQIVETQSSAQFSNHTAIFSAPSKGEYTLEVTYRSEIFDGEKWSAHTESVTQQKAITVRETADVPPGNDKPERENPGNESPNGKPNGKPSHPDRTAKESEKNGTQGLPKTGEFNNPLLALAGGILLIGVVVYVMKQRKK from the coding sequence TTGTTAAAAAAACGTATAAAATACAGTGCGCTAATGATGAATCTCCTTATGCTCAGTACCCCGGTTTTAATTTCTGTCGTTGAAGTTGCTGCTAACGAACAACAGTCTGTGAACGAAGAAAATGCACACGTGAACATTGAAGGGATGTCAACAATGGAGGAAGTACCAAGAACTAGTGAAGATATGGATACGGAAGAAGGAAATGATCCTATGATGAAAGAATCAGAAAATGAAAAGACAAAAAAGCAATCTGAAGAAGCAAATGAAGAGTGGAAAGGGGCTGTTTTCGGAGAAAGCACAAGTGCTAGTAGGTATGCCATTGAACCATTAGAAGACGGCGTGCGGCTCTCTTCCACGAATAACGGCGGAAAATTCCAGTCAAGCGGATCAGATGGAATGACCTATTATTATCAAGCAATCCCCAAAGACATCAACTTTAGGATGCGGGCGACGATCGAAATAGAATCTTGGACCTATACGAATGCCCAAGAAGGATTTGCTTTAATGGTAAGAGACGCAGTACCAAAAAATCATTTGTTTGGGCAGGCATTTTATTCAAATTCATTTGCCATACTAGGCAGTCGGATCGAATATGTCTGGGACTCGGATAGACAAGAAGTGGTCAACACGAGCGGCAGCAAATATACGATGCGACTTGGATTGGGGACACGGGCAATCACAGGAATATCATCTGAAGATCCGCAAGCTGCGCCAGCTCCTGGGAGTGTCTCAGTGGAAACAACACCTTTAGAGACTTCAGCAGGGTTCTTGGAAAAAGAAACAGGTTCTTATAATATATTCGGAAACGGTCATGGGAATCTGTTTCCGGCCACGAACTCGATTACTAAACTGGACGTAGAGATGAAAAAAACGAATACTGGTTTAGAGGCATATTATTACGATCCTGAAACAGGAGAAGAAATGGCTTCTGACATCATGTATGACTGGGAAAAATTATACGCTTCAGATGAATCGGTTATTTATGCAGGATTTGCTGCAGCAAGGAATATGACGATCAAGGTAGAAGGAATCGAAGTTGCTTACTCAGATCCTGCGACAGATCCTCCTGGGCAAGAAAGACCTACTCGCTTGATTGATCCGATTTACACTGTGACCTCTAGTAATCATTCAGGAAACCAAGATCATACTATGTCCTTTAGAGCAAATGCTGACGGATTATTGACAATTAAAAATAAAGCAACAGGAGAGGTGCTTAAGAACGCAAAAAACTTGGCTATCACTGCGAATCGGGAATTTGATTATCAGACAAAACTGATGGAAGGAACGAACGAATTTACTTTCAGTTTTACGCCAGATAAAAACTATCCGCCAGAAGAATACGTAGAGATGACTAGTTATGAAACAAAAGAGATTCTTCATACAGTGGACTACCGTAAACCTAAATATTCGACAGTTTATGTAACACCAGAAGGGTCAGATGCAGGAAACGGAAGCAGACAAAATCCATTATCTCTGACACAAGCATTGAGATACGCATATGCTGGGCAGACAATCGTCATGGCGCCTGGAACTTATTCCTTCGAAAGAGGATTGACGATTCCAAAAGGCGTTAACGGGACAAGAGAAAACCCGATTCAGTTGATTGCAGAGAAAAATCCAGAAAACAAGCGTCCTGTACTTGATTTTAAAGGAACTGGAAATGGGATGACACTGTTCAGTCACTACTGGGGTTTACGAGGGTTTGACATTACAAATAGTGCAGCTATGCAAAAAGGATTACAGATTTCTGGAAATCATAATTTGATCGAAGAGATTCATGCTTATCGGAATGGAAATACAGGAATCCAAATCAGCGGTAGCTCAAATGATCCTTTCGAAGCATGGCCCGCGCATAACTTAGTCAAGAACTGTACATCTTTTGAAAATGCCGATCCAGGATTTGAAGATGCCGATGGATTTGCGGCCAAACTGACAATAGGAGAAGGAAATGTATTTGACGGTTGTATCGCGTATCATAATGCAGATGACGGTTGGGACCTTTTTGCTAAAAATGAAACAGGTTCGATCGGAAAAGTAATCATCAAAAACTCAGTTGCTTATCGAAACGGCTGGGTACCAGGAATTGAGGGAGAAGGTAACGGTAATGGATTCAAAATGGGCGGTTCTTCTTTAACGGGCCCTCATGAATTGATCAATAGTTTGTCTTTCGAAAATCTTGCGAAAGGAATCGATTCCAATAGCGGAACAGATATTATCGTCAATAGCAGTACAAGTTTTAATAACGGTTCATATAATGTGGCTCTTTATACCTCTTCAGCAGGAAACACAGACTACCATGCTTCTGGTATCTTATCTTTCCGAACAGAGAATCTTGAGATGAGAGAGCAGATCCGCCCATTGAATCAAAACGAAGATCAAATCTACCACTCGTTGAACTACTATTGGAATGAACGAGAGAAACAATCAGAAAATACTCTTGGACATACCATATCAAAAGATTGGATCGAGTCTCTAAATACATGTTCGAAAGAAGGTCAGCAGCCTGTTACGCGCTATGAAAATGGAAGTATCCATGTTCATGGACTGATGCAGATTAAACCGGGGAATCGTCAAACAGAAAAGGAAAGAGTGGATGGTCTTCCATTATCTGTAGGTGCTATTTTTGACGGAGAAACCTCACCGTCTTCGGAATATCCAGAGTATGCAATCGTACAAGAACCAAATCAGACAAAACCAAATGAACAAAATAATCCGATTATTATACAAGAAGCAAATGGTGTGGCGGAGAATGCAGAAGGAAATATCATTGAACTGAAGCCTTTTACAGTTTTTGTGTCAACTTTCACACCAAATCAAGGAACGCCTGTCTTTGAAGATATGCGTTATTTCCCAGAAAAGATCCAAATCGTTGAAACACAGTCAAGTGCTCAATTTTCTAATCATACCGCTATTTTTTCAGCACCTTCAAAAGGAGAATATACGCTAGAAGTCACTTATCGTTCGGAAATATTTGATGGGGAAAAATGGTCTGCTCATACAGAATCTGTTACCCAGCAAAAAGCGATCACTGTGCGAGAAACTGCCGATGTGCCCCCGGGAAATGACAAACCAGAAAGAGAAAATCCAGGAAATGAATCACCAAATGGAAAACCAAATGGAAAACCTTCTCATCCGGATAGGACAGCAAAAGAAAGTGAAAAAAATGGCACTCAAGGACTCCCAAAAACGGGAGAATTTAATAACCCGTTGCTAGCATTAGCTGGAGGAATTTTGTTAATCGGTGTAGTTGTTTATGTCATGAAACAGCGAAAAAAATAA